The genomic DNA AAAGAATTCCGCCTTTTCTTCATTGAGCAAAGAGCGTTCCATTGGATGCCATTATATCAAGTATCAGGTATTCCTATGAGCGGGGGATTGCTTACGGGACGGATTTTACGCATTGTGGATTGGTCGCCCTCATAATGAGGCTCGCACATTCAGTATTTCAACCTACAGGAGCTTGACCATGGCCGACAAACCATATGGTCCCCAGACTCTGGCCCTTCACGCAGGGCATACCCCGGACAGTGACACCGGCTCACGGGCCGTTCCCATTCACCAGACCACCAGTTATGTTTTCAGGGATGCCGAGCATGCGGCGGACCTGTTCGCGCTGAAGGAACCGGGCTATATTTATACCCGGCTCATGAACCCGACCACGGAAGTGCTGGAGCAGCGTTTGGCTGCGTTGCACGGTGGAGTTGGTGCGTTGGCCGTTGCTTCAGGCATGGCCGCGATTTTTTATGCGACGACCGCCATTGTGTCGGCCGGACAGAATATTGTCTCCGGTTCCAATATTTACGGTGGGACGCAGACTCTTTTTGAACATACTTTCAAGCGGTTCGGCATAGAGGTGCGTTTTGTGGATTCGTCCGATCCCGCGAATTTCGAGGCGGCGGTCGATGAAAATACCCGGATGCTTTACTCCGAAGCCATAGGTAACCCGCGTTGCAACGTCGACGATTTGCGAGGTATAGCGGACGTGGCCCACTCTCACGGCCTGCCTTTCGTTCTCGACGCCACTGTCGCTCCTCCGCCGATTTTCAATCCGTTTGACGTGGGTTGTGACATCGCCGTTTATTCATTGACGAAAATTATCGGTGGACATGGCACGAGTCTTGGCGGTGGCATTGTCGAGAAGGGCGATTTCGACTGGGCGGCGTACGGGAAGTTTCCTGAGCTGACCGAACCTGATCCGACCTACAACAACGTCAACCTTTGGGAGGAGCTAGGCGGTGCCGACGGCAAACCGTGTCCCGTGTTCGTGACCAAGGTTCGTACCGGAATGTTGCGCGATACCGGGGCCACGCTGTCTCCCATGAACAGCTTCCAGATATTGCAGGGCATGGAAACGTTGCCGCTGCGTGCTCGTCAGCATTGCGAGAACGCACAGAAGGTCGCGGAGTTTCTGGACACGCATTACGCAGTCGAGTGGGTCAATTACGCCGGGTTGCCGAGTCATCCCGACCATGATCGTGCAAAGAACACGTTCCCGCTTGGGCCGGGGGCAGTTTACGGTTTTGGTGTGAAGGGCGGGCTTGAGGCCGGCCGCAAGTTCATCGAGTCCGTCAAGCTGTGTTCGCATCTTGCCAACATTCTCGATGCCAAGACCTTGGTTATTCATCCTGCCTCGACCACGCATTCCCAGTCCACGCCGGAAGAGCAGTTGGCTGCGGGCGTCCCCGCTGACCTGATTCGCATTTCTGTGGGCATCGAGGATGCGGAGGATATCATTGCCGACCTTGATCAGGCGCTTGTGGCATCACAACGGTAATTGCCTACTTCGTAAGTCTGAATCTAACGCGCCCCGCCATATCTGGCGGGGTTTTTTTTGTCTTTTTTTATAAAAAAACAAATATCTTCATTGCGTTTTTGGGTTATCCCTATTATTAAACGTCTGTTTGTCCATTTGGGGGAGTGGGCATGCTTTGACTGTTTGTATTTGTTGAATTTTCCGGGATTCGCATGAGTGAGGTTTTCATGAGACGAATTGTATCCGTCGCGTTGTTGTGTCTGGTGGTGATTGTGTCAGCGTGCAAGGCTCCCTCGGGAGGAAGCGGGGGCACAGCAGATGTCTCTCCGGCTGATCAAGTGTTTGAGCTTCTTGAACAGGGAAAGATAGACGCGGCATCTGATGTCGTTGCAGCTCACGAATCGTTTTTTGCCGGGGCGTATGGAGATCCTGAGGTGAAGGCCTCGCTTGACCGGCTGACCGGTGCTTTGGAATATAAATATTCTCCGGTTGCCATGGAAATTCTGGATGCGGTCAATACGGTTGAATGGCCTGTTCCCCAATCGCGCTGGTCGTGCACCAAAAAGAAGCTTGATGATGTGCGCGCCCAAATGGATGCATTGAAGAAAGTCGGGGCATTCAGATATCCCCGGTATCGTCCTGCTTCCTATTCTCAGGCCGTTGCCGCGTTGCGAGATAAGGAAGCCGTAATTCGCAGTGATGCAGCAAAATATTTTGCTTCCTTTCCGTTGTCGAACGGCACTGATTTCTTTGCCGTGTATCCTGTGTCGCTTGATGCCCCCTCTTTTCTGGATGGAAACAGCCAGGTCTGGAAAGCGGCCATGTCCTCGTTTTCTGCCAAGCAGACAGAGACATTCCTTTCCACGTACGGGGTGTCGTTGCCTGCATCGGCAAAGAAGGAAATGACGGCTCTCTATTTCAAGTCCTTATGTCCCAAAGGTCGTAAGGCTTCACTGAAAAATATACTTGCTGCCTATGAAAAATGCAGGGCCGCAGGTATGCCGCTCGATTCCATTCCCGGCATCAAGATCGCATTTTTGCAGGTAACGAGTCCTGACTTGATTAAGGACAAGGCCATCGATTTTCCGATCAACGTCAAGGTGGATGTCCCGTTTGAGGCCACCAAGGCGAGTATGCGTCAGGCCTTTTCGCACAAGGCGGTCAAGGATGCGGACATTCTCATTCTCATGAATGTGGCGGTGTCCAAGGCCAAGCGGGTCGTTGATGAGAATCAGAAGATCGAATCGATGTACGTTGCTTCCTACGTCAAGGAAGAAAATCCGGAATATGAGATCGTCAAGGCCGAACTTGAAGCCGCGACTGAGCAGTATCATGCGGCAAAGAGCAAGACGACAACATCATGGGCGGAAGATCTTATTATCCATTGGGTTGAAGAGTCGCAGAAAGAGGATGCCATTGCCGACACGGATAAGCGTCTCAAGGAATTGAAAGAGAAGATGCGGAAGACGCCGAAATATCTTTCAGTCGCCAATTACCAGCCATATCCTGTTTCCAAGGCTCATATGGATATCTACAAGTTCGCTACTGTGAACTATTATGTGATCGACAAACGTAACCGGACTTTTTTCAGGGATACGTTTGATGTGAAGCACAAGGCGTTTTTTACGGTTTGCTACGATCTTCAGAAGTCAGACCCCAACCGGGATAAATTTCTCCAGACGTCCGTTCTTGAAGAAGATGTCGTCAGGTATGAGATGGAGCCGGTTGTGGTGAATCTGTCCGATCTTCTGGATCAGTATTCAAACCGTCCGGCAGCCAGAAAGAAGTTTGTCTCCATGGCCGCCTTGCATCGTGCCGTTGTGAAGGACCGCAGCGTCGCACAGGCCAAGCACAAGGCCGAGGATTTCGGATATGACAAATATTACGACAAGCGGTTCGATAATGTCGTTGTTGTTCGTAATCTCGGCAGCGGACTTGGCAGTGGGTTCTACGTGACTGACGACATGGTGCTGACCAATTATCATGTGGTTGAAGAGAATGACTATGTGCAGCTTAAGCTGTTTGATGATCGTGAAACCATGGGACGCGTCATTGCCCGTGATGCCCGTCTCGATCTTGCGCTCATTCAGGCCGATATCAAACAGAAACCGGTGCAGTTCTACTCACAACGAACAATTCCGTTGGGGGTTACCCTGGAAATAATCGGGCATCCAGATGGGTTGGAGTACACTATTACCCGAGGAGCTCTCAGTTCCATTCGTGAGATGAAGCCCATCAATTACATCGGTTCCAATACCAAGGTCCGTTATATCCAAACCGACACCGCAACCAACGGCGGCAATTCCGGTGGGCCTGTTTTTTACAGGAACAAGGTTATCGGTGTGCTTGATTGGGGATATAACAAGATCAGCGATGGGCGAAATGCTCAGGGGCTGAATTTTGCCATTCATTATTCGGAAGTGTTCAAATTTCTCGAACACAATGGAATTCGTTATCATAAAGGGAGCTGATAGATGTTGAAGAATATATCTCAAATCGTGTTGTTGACTGTTGCCGCCTTGGTGTTGGCGTCATGTGTATCCACACAGAAGAACAAGTACAGGCTCGTGAAGGATGAAGCGACCGGTTATTCTTATGGAGCGACCAAGAGCGGCGAATTTATTGCCGATCCGGCCATGTTCCGCAATAGCAAGATGAAGCTTCGTATCCGTAACACCACGGGTGACTCGTCGCTGGATATGTATAATTTCCGTCGTCAGCTTGAAGACGCTTACAGCGGTGTTGGTTATCAGATCACCACCGGTGATGATTTCGGTATTTTGCTTGATGTCAATGTCAAGTACTTCGGGCAGGCAACAGAGATGCTTCCTTCCGAGTATACGTTTCTTGGTGCTGCTGGTGGTGCTGTGGCCGGTTCTACGGCAGGCATTCAGAACGGCAGGGCAGCCGACACGATTACCGGTATGGCCGCGGGTGCTGTCATTGGTGCGGCGTTGACTGAAATTATTCGTAATTATGCCACGGAGGAGACGTTTATCATTATTTCCTCCATCACCATGGCGACCGTGATGCCTGAGTATACCGAAGACGAGCAGACGATTTCGTTTGTTACCGGCAAGAAGATTAGACAGAAGAAGACGAACTTCAAGGGGTTCCGGTCTCGTGATACCATTGACCTCGCCGTATATGCGGGCGGCAGGATGGCAGATAAGTCTGATATCATTGACGAGGTGCGCCGACGCCACTTGCGTATTTTGAAAGACGTTATCTAGTTTTGAAGTTTCTTGAAGACAAAAAAAGCCTCCGCCGTAATAGCGGAGGCTTTTTCATGATCCGTATAGTCATTAAAAAAGTATCTTCTCAGGCGGCCGTCTTTCCGGGACCACTTTTTTCTCGATGGTTCCGTCGTTGAACTCCTTGCTGACGTACAGCCCGCAGAAACAGGCTCCGTATTCTTTGACGTCTTCCTCTCGGTAGACGCAGGGACAGACGATGTCCTTGTCGTTTTCGAATTCGCCGTTGGCGAGACGGCAGGGACAGGCCATGTAACCCATGCGTTCCTTGTTGGTCAGCAGACTTTCAATGAGCGGCATGGTCATGTCCATGTCGTTATTGAAATAATAGCCCTTGGGTTCCTGAATCATTTTCAGGTGTTCATAGAGTTTCTTCGCGTCCATGATCTACCCCTTGAGTGCTTCGTCGATCTTGTCTTTATGGTAGCCCACCACAACCGTATCTTTGAAGACAATGGTCGGAAACGATACTGAAGGATTGTGTTTCTTGATTTCCTGAACCACCTGCTTACGGTCCTCTCCAGTGAGCTCGTCAACATGAACGCAGTTGTATTTTACCCCGCATTCGTCGAGATATTTTTTGGCATTTCTGCAATGGATGCAGGTGGAAAGGGCGAATACTTTTATATCTTCGCTCATTTTAAAAGCCTCCAGATCGAAAGAGTTGCTTGTTTGTTTTTCCTCGGACGATGGCGAAGACTCGGATTCGTCACTGGTTTTACTGAACATTTTTTTGATGGATTTCAACATGGTCAGTTCCTTTGCATGGCGAGTTCGAGTTTTCTGACGATCATGGAGCAGGCAAAAGTCAGGATGAAGTACATGACAAGTACTGTAGTCCAGACCTCGAAGCTCCGGTATGTCGTGGTCATTATCTGCTGGCCTTGAAATGTCAGTTCCTGAATTGAAATGACAGATACAATGGCCGAGTCTTTCACGATTGATATAAACTGTCCTGCCAGTGCTGGCAACATGCGTTGCATGGCTTGCGGCAGAATAATGAACCGCATGCTCTGCATTCGTCCCATGCCGAGTGCCGTGGCGGCTTCCCATTGTCCAGATTCGATGGATTCGATTCCTGCGCGGACGATTTCCGCGATATACGCTCCTTCAAACAGAGAAAGAGTGATGATGGCAGACAGGAATTGCGGGAACCGCTCCATCGGGCCGAAAAGAAATTCCATCATCGGTTTCGCTGTCGGTGAAAGCGTGCGGATGAAATCGTCGATCCGGATGGCGGTCATTATCTGGTCGCCAATGAAGAAATAAAAAATGAAAATGAGTACCAGAGGCGGCGTGTTGCGGATCAGGCCGACATACGTTCCCGCGATTTGCCGTTTGAACAGGCTGGGGCTGACGCGAAACAGACCCATGGCAATACCGACGGCGGTGCCGAGTATGCCGGACCAGATGCTCAGGCGAACGGTTGTTATCAGTCCTTCGGTCAGCAGACCCGGTTTCCATGCCTGTTCCGCCGTATCAAAGCGCAGCAGGAACTGCGGAATGACACTCCAGTTCCAGTGGTAGTTCAGTCCTGTCGAGGCCTTGTAGATGACATAGCCGATCACGCCCGCCAGAGCCGCGATAATCGCGGCGTCCAGCGGAGTGAATTGTCTTTTGCGTGGTGTTGTCGAGTCCAAATCGTACCGTCTACTGAATCTGGTTTTCCCATTCACTGGTAAAGAACCAGTACTGGTAGCGGTTTTGCAGCCAGCCTTCACCCATCTTTACGCGAATCCAGTTGTTGAGCCAGTTCAGGTAGTCCAG from uncultured Pseudodesulfovibrio sp. includes the following:
- a CDS encoding O-acetylhomoserine aminocarboxypropyltransferase/cysteine synthase family protein produces the protein MADKPYGPQTLALHAGHTPDSDTGSRAVPIHQTTSYVFRDAEHAADLFALKEPGYIYTRLMNPTTEVLEQRLAALHGGVGALAVASGMAAIFYATTAIVSAGQNIVSGSNIYGGTQTLFEHTFKRFGIEVRFVDSSDPANFEAAVDENTRMLYSEAIGNPRCNVDDLRGIADVAHSHGLPFVLDATVAPPPIFNPFDVGCDIAVYSLTKIIGGHGTSLGGGIVEKGDFDWAAYGKFPELTEPDPTYNNVNLWEELGGADGKPCPVFVTKVRTGMLRDTGATLSPMNSFQILQGMETLPLRARQHCENAQKVAEFLDTHYAVEWVNYAGLPSHPDHDRAKNTFPLGPGAVYGFGVKGGLEAGRKFIESVKLCSHLANILDAKTLVIHPASTTHSQSTPEEQLAAGVPADLIRISVGIEDAEDIIADLDQALVASQR
- a CDS encoding S1C family serine protease gives rise to the protein MRRIVSVALLCLVVIVSACKAPSGGSGGTADVSPADQVFELLEQGKIDAASDVVAAHESFFAGAYGDPEVKASLDRLTGALEYKYSPVAMEILDAVNTVEWPVPQSRWSCTKKKLDDVRAQMDALKKVGAFRYPRYRPASYSQAVAALRDKEAVIRSDAAKYFASFPLSNGTDFFAVYPVSLDAPSFLDGNSQVWKAAMSSFSAKQTETFLSTYGVSLPASAKKEMTALYFKSLCPKGRKASLKNILAAYEKCRAAGMPLDSIPGIKIAFLQVTSPDLIKDKAIDFPINVKVDVPFEATKASMRQAFSHKAVKDADILILMNVAVSKAKRVVDENQKIESMYVASYVKEENPEYEIVKAELEAATEQYHAAKSKTTTSWAEDLIIHWVEESQKEDAIADTDKRLKELKEKMRKTPKYLSVANYQPYPVSKAHMDIYKFATVNYYVIDKRNRTFFRDTFDVKHKAFFTVCYDLQKSDPNRDKFLQTSVLEEDVVRYEMEPVVVNLSDLLDQYSNRPAARKKFVSMAALHRAVVKDRSVAQAKHKAEDFGYDKYYDKRFDNVVVVRNLGSGLGSGFYVTDDMVLTNYHVVEENDYVQLKLFDDRETMGRVIARDARLDLALIQADIKQKPVQFYSQRTIPLGVTLEIIGHPDGLEYTITRGALSSIREMKPINYIGSNTKVRYIQTDTATNGGNSGGPVFYRNKVIGVLDWGYNKISDGRNAQGLNFAIHYSEVFKFLEHNGIRYHKGS
- the traT gene encoding complement resistance protein TraT, producing MLKNISQIVLLTVAALVLASCVSTQKNKYRLVKDEATGYSYGATKSGEFIADPAMFRNSKMKLRIRNTTGDSSLDMYNFRRQLEDAYSGVGYQITTGDDFGILLDVNVKYFGQATEMLPSEYTFLGAAGGAVAGSTAGIQNGRAADTITGMAAGAVIGAALTEIIRNYATEETFIIISSITMATVMPEYTEDEQTISFVTGKKIRQKKTNFKGFRSRDTIDLAVYAGGRMADKSDIIDEVRRRHLRILKDVI
- a CDS encoding ferredoxin-thioredoxin reductase catalytic domain-containing protein — translated: MDAKKLYEHLKMIQEPKGYYFNNDMDMTMPLIESLLTNKERMGYMACPCRLANGEFENDKDIVCPCVYREEDVKEYGACFCGLYVSKEFNDGTIEKKVVPERRPPEKILF
- a CDS encoding glutaredoxin family protein; protein product: MSEDIKVFALSTCIHCRNAKKYLDECGVKYNCVHVDELTGEDRKQVVQEIKKHNPSVSFPTIVFKDTVVVGYHKDKIDEALKG
- a CDS encoding amino acid ABC transporter permease — protein: MDSTTPRKRQFTPLDAAIIAALAGVIGYVIYKASTGLNYHWNWSVIPQFLLRFDTAEQAWKPGLLTEGLITTVRLSIWSGILGTAVGIAMGLFRVSPSLFKRQIAGTYVGLIRNTPPLVLIFIFYFFIGDQIMTAIRIDDFIRTLSPTAKPMMEFLFGPMERFPQFLSAIITLSLFEGAYIAEIVRAGIESIESGQWEAATALGMGRMQSMRFIILPQAMQRMLPALAGQFISIVKDSAIVSVISIQELTFQGQQIMTTTYRSFEVWTTVLVMYFILTFACSMIVRKLELAMQRN